In the Magnolia sinica isolate HGM2019 chromosome 15, MsV1, whole genome shotgun sequence genome, one interval contains:
- the LOC131227383 gene encoding putative pentatricopeptide repeat-containing protein At1g09680 has protein sequence MSSFLPAIRTPSISTVYAVLSPHSNPLHLISTFSTASSSPPPISGPHQDPIITNLSQAIKNSHQTPLHSSLKTLIPSLTPSHITSLITQNPHSLPPSSLLSFFKWASSHPSFRLTVHSYSTMAHFLCSHNLLSDAHSLLKLVVSRKGKDSAASLFASVLQTKGPHQPNSAFVALMNAYTDSGFVSDAIQCFRLARRHGFGIPFHSCSYLLDCLMKSNSPAAAWAFYSEILDNGFPPNVYTFNILMHLFCKEGRIKEARLIFDEIQRRGLRQTVVSFNTLINGYCKSGNLEAGFALKQLMLAEAGILPDVFTYSVLINGLCKETRLEDADELFEEMCKRGLVPNNVTFTTLIDGHCKEGKVSAALEIYREMLRKGVKPDLITYNTIVNGLCKIGDLKEARGIFDEMRRRGLRPDKITYTTLIDGCCKEGDVGAAIEVRKEMIEEGIQLDDVTYTALVSGLCRDGRVSDAESTLQEMLRARMTPDEATYTMVIDGYCRKGDVKMGFRLLKEMQSNGLQPGVVTYNVLMNALCKLGQMKNAKVLLNAMLNLGVVPDDVTYNILLEGYCKHGDVEDLDKLRGEKGLVSDYATYTSLISEFSKKSKSRQVR, from the coding sequence ATGTCCAGCTTCTTGCCGGCGATCCGCACCCCTTCCATCTCGACCGTGTACGCGGTCCTTTCCCCCCACTCGAATCCTCTCCATCTAATCTCTACCTTCTCCACCGCCTCCTCATCTCCACCacccatcagtgggccccaccaggaccCCATCATCACAAACCTCTCCCAAGCCATCAAGAACTCCCATCAAACCCCACTCCACTCCTCCCTCAAAACCCTCATCCCTTCCCTCACCCCTTCCCACATCACCTCCCTCATCACCCAAAACCCTCATTCCCTCCCCCCttcttccctcctctccttcttcaaatGGGCCTCTTCCCACCCCAGCTTCCGCCTCACCGTCCATTCCTACTCCACCATGGCCCACTTCCTCTGCTCTCACAACCTCCTTTCAGATGCCCACTCCCTCCTCAAACTTGTCGTCTCCCGAAAAGGAAAGGACTCTGCCGCCTCCCTCTTCGCCTCCGTCCTCCAAACCAAAGGCCCCCACCAGCCCAATTCAGCGTTCGTTGCACTGATGAACGCTTACACCGATTCGGGTTTTGTTTCCGATGCAATTCAGTGTTTTAGATTGGCCAGGAGGCATGGTTTCGGCATCCCATTCCATTCGTGTAGTTATCTCCTCGATTGTTTGATGAAGTCGAATTCGCCTGCGGCTGCCTGGGCCTTTTATTCAGAGATTTTGGATAATGGGTTCCCGCCGAATGTGTACACTTTCaatatcttgatgcatttgttctGTAAAGAAGGTAGAATTAAGGAGGCCCGGTTGATCTTCGATGAGATTCAGAGGCGGGGATTGAGACAGACGGTCGTTAGTTTTAATACATTGATTAATGGTTATTGTAAGTCAGGGAATTTGGAAGCGGGGTTTGCGTTGAAACAGTTGATGTTGGCGGAAGCGGGAATTCTGCCTGATGTGTTTACCTATAGTGTTTTAATTAATGGGTTGTGTAAAGAAACTCGGTTGGAGGATGCAGATGAGTTGTTTGAGGAAATGTGTAAAAGAGGGTTGGTTCCGAACAATGTTACATTCACTACATTGATTGATGGCCACTGCAAGGAAGGGAAGGTTAGTGCCGCATTGGAGATTTATCGTGAAATGTTGAGGAAAGGAGTGAAACCGGATTTGATTACTTATAATACGATTGTCAATGGTCTTTGCAAGATTGGTGATTTGAAGGAGGCAAGGGGGATTTTTGATGAGATGAGACGGCGGGGATTGAGACCGGATAAGATAACATACACTACGCTCATTGACGGGTGTTGTAAGGAGGGAGATGTGGGAGCTGCAATTGAGGTTAGGAAGGAGATGATCGAGGAAGGGATCCAGCTGGATGATGTGACTTATACAGCGCTTGTTTCGGGGCTGTGCAGGGATGGTAGGGTGAGTGACGCTGAGAGCACATTGCAAGAGATGTTAAGAGCCAGAATGACACCGGATGAAGCAACTTATACTATGGTTATTGACGGGTATTGTCGGAAGGGGGATGTTAAGATGGGTTTTAGATTACTCAAGGAAATGCAGAGTAATGGTCTTCAACCGGGGGTTGTGACGTATAACGTGCTTATGAATGCGTTGTGTAAGCTGGGACAGATGAAGAATGCGAAAGTGCTGTTGAATGCAATGCTTAATTTGGGGGTTGTGCCGGATGATGTTACCTACAATATTCTTTTGGAAGGGTATTGTAAGCATGGAGATGTGGAGGATCTTGATAAGCTACGCGGTGAGAAGGGGTTGGTTTCTGATTACGCCACTTACACTTCTCTGATCAGCGAATTCAGTAAAAAGTCGAAGAGTCGTCAAGTTCGGTGA